The following are from one region of the Syngnathus acus chromosome 19, fSynAcu1.2, whole genome shotgun sequence genome:
- the itgb4 gene encoding integrin beta-4 isoform X6, whose protein sequence is MGRWTLHLSVGLGLLLILVSYTHAEANYCYATRSKTCSECLQAGKGCAYCPDETFNGPRCDLYENILAHGCSAAAVITAKSRMRIEREEQINVRMAQSQVSPQQMSMSLLPGEEKMVDMEVFAPTKGPLDLYILMDFSNSMEDDLDNLKRMGQELASLVKKLSDDYTIGFGKFVDKVIEPQTDMRPTKLDQPWPNSDPPFSFENVIKLTNDLNFFTSELQKERISGNLDAPEGGFDAILQAAVCTDNIGWREQSTHLLVFSTESAFHYEADGANVLSGILPRNDEKCHLDGEGKYTEATKQDYPSIPTLVRLLGKHNIIPVFAVTNHSYTYYKKLQTYFPIAEVGLLQEDSSNILQVMEMAFESIRSKMSIRAEDRPKAFEAEFLSASGKVAKHGDFAFRPGAIGKFKMRLKAHRMLDDSPVCKMDADEKSGLMRVKPTTFNAAMNVQATVLCPTCDCEKTAVANAPRCHGNGDLVCGKCQCHDGWLSTFCNCSASASALDTRLCIGPGSTEPCSGRGDCRECGRCVCYNPDQFEGPYCQYDRTQCPRFGGFLCNDRGSCIMGRCVCSDGWEGNACECPKSNQTCLDSKGGVCNGRGKCVCGLCECQSSGLEMTSTCEPNFQAQLGVCEATRTCAQCQAWKTGERKDKKECDKCPFRIIMVDELKEADKVMEKCSYRDEEDDCTYHYTLETPQNPDSKDLEVQVLKKKDCPAASLLWLLPLLLFLLLLLALLLLCCWKYCKCCKTCCQSCLALLPCCNKGRMVGFTKDDYLLRKSLLTSDHLDIPMARTGPLKGTDVVRWKVTDNVHWRPNHPQVLVEPNPKETIQYPISLRLNRRFSENLSRPDSKDAEQLRKEVADNLHEVYKHIPGAQKMQKTSFRTQRNAGKRQDYTIMDTVLSAPRSSYPDIVKLTERNVQSGRFSNLKVLPGYYTVATDREAAGAIEFQEDVESVDVHVPLFVKDEDDDKKQLLVKATDVPLGIAQIGKRLTNITILKEHASSVFSFLQPAYTYSRQDGVANIPISREIIEDGRAQVSYRTRDLTAKDKKDYVTVDGDLTYAPGETQKIVPVRLLELGEKDALLDDKQVKQFVMDLSNPRQGAKLGTYPRTTVTIADLPEPSVMMFKKGSQSFTTSDPNYTIPVVRTRNQDSPATVKWRTKKGQRFDLSGLLKFNPGETEKNIVIDPRSHPALSQPDSFQLELLEPSSNAAVGERKTTVVNVVEGVPRSPEIAQMQQKGFSGRLHAPGNPKAKATGPKSIRLNWDPPPGHPMGYKVKYWIYGDPEKDAQVLDVKTPQAELTNLYPYCDYEMRVSAYNSFGDGTETDMIPCQTLEDVPGEPGRLAFNVISPTVTQVSWAEPAETNGNITAYEVIYTPIDDDLKQVGAAKKVKIDSPKKRMLLIENLVNAQTYQYKVRAKNGVGWGPYRDATINLASQPARPLSIPIIPDVPIVDAEAGDEYDSYLMYSNEVLKSPAGSKTPSVSGDDYMMNGKWDQNFLFPGGSVTRNLSTSSTPMSTMNSHYMGGSFTTETTSNYMPGSPRRPDMMGGMHTTDVIMRKRSERGYADEHIRDSIVMGDMSSNFPDLDARLSPGVPDTPSRLVFSALGPTALKVSWQAPHCQKDILGYCVLYQPLNGGDVNRINVTNPADNSVIIQDLLPNHSYLFKVKAQSQEGWGPEREGVITIESAVDPKSPYSPMPGSPFTLSTPSAPGPLVFTALSPDSLQLSWEKPRKPNGDILGYVVTCEQLHGGGDTRSFQVSGDGAETRLTVPNLTENIPYKFKVQAQTTQGYGPEREGIITIESQDGGALSQYNNQSMTRRDVFNMPSDMNTMSSVSRTMIDDPYFSDGMMMTTQHTESSGMMTRQITKEVVQRSVMGGTTVTKNMFYES, encoded by the exons CGTCACTGGTGAAGAAGCTATCAGATGACTACACCATCGGATTTGGAAAGTTTGTGGACAAAGTTATTGAGCCCCAAACGGACATGAGACCCACTAA ACTTGACCAACCATGGCCCAACAGTGACCCTCCCTTCTCTTTTGAAAACGTCATCAAGCTGACCAACGACTTGAACTTCTTCACCAGCGAGCTTCAAAAGGAAAGAATCTCCGGCAACCTGGACGCTCCTGAGGGAGGTTTTGATGCCATACTGCAAGCGGCAGTCTGCACG GATAATATCGGTTGGCGTGAGCAGAGCACGCATCTGTTGGTTTTCTCCACCGAGTCGGCCTTCCACTACGAGGCGGACGGCGCCAACGTGCTGTCGGGCATCCTGCCCCGCAACGACGAGAAATGCCACCTGGACGGCGAAGGCAAATACACAGAAGCTACCAAGCAGGATTACCCCTCCATCCCCACGCTGGTCCGTCTGCTCGGCAAACATAACATTATTCCCGTCTTTGCCGTCACCAACCACTCCTACACTTACTACAAG AAACTCCAAACCTATTTTCCCATTGCTGAAGTGGGCCTGCTGCAAGAGGACTCCTCCAACATCTTGCAAGTCATGGAGATGGCTTTTGAG AGTATCCGTTCCAAGATGAGCATTCGTGCAGAAGACAGACCCAAAGCCTTTGAAGCTGAGTTCCTGTCCGCCAGTGGAAAGGTTGCCAAACACGGAGACTTTGCTTTTCGGCCTGGAGCCATT GGCAAATTCAAGATGCGACTCAAAGCCCATAGAATGCTGGACGATTCTCCGGTCTGTAAAATGGATGCGGATGAGAAGTCGGGCCTCATGAGAGTTAAACCTACGACCTTTAACGCCGCCATGAATGTTCAAGCCACCGTGCTCTGTCCAACTTGTGACTGTGAGAAG ACTGCCGTCGCCAACGCGCCCAGATGCCACGGCAACGGAGACCTTGTGTGTGGGAAGTGTCAATGCCACGACGGCTG GTTGAGTACATTCTGCAACTGTTCAGCTAGCGCTTCGGCCCTGGACACCCGTCTGTGTATCGGTCCAGGATCGACGGAACCTTGTTCGGGTCGCGGGGACTGCCGGGAGTGCGGAAGATGTGTGTGCTACAACCCTGACCAGTTTGAAGGACCTTACTGCCAGTACGATCGAACCCAGTGTCCGCGATTCGGAGGCTTCCTCTGCAACG ACCGTGGCTCCTGCATTATGGGCCGCTGTGTGTGTTCTGATGGCTGGGAAGGAAATGCCTGTGAGTGTCCCAAGAGCAACCAGACCTGTTTAGACAGCAAGGGG GGGGTGTGCAACGGGCGTGGTAAATGTGTTTGCGGTCTCTGTGAGTGTCAATCATCTGGTCTTGAAATGACGTCCACCTGCGAGCCCAATTTCCAG GCTCAACTCGGTGTTTGTGAGGCCACACGGACTTGTGCTCAGTGCCAAGCTTGGAAGACAGGAGAGAGGAAGGACAAGAAGGAATGTGACAAGTGTCCTTTCAGAATCATCATGGTGGATGAACTCAAAGAAG cgGACAAGGTGATGGAAAAGTGCAGTTATCGTGACGAGGAGGACGACTGCACATACCACTACACTTTGGAAACCCCCCAAAATCCAGACTCCAAAGACTTGGAGGTCCAAGtgctcaagaagaaag ATTGTCCAGCTGCCAGCCTCCTGTGGCTGCTCCCTCTCCTCTTGTTCCTCTTGTTACTGCTGGCACTTTTGTTGCTCTGCTGCTGGAAATACTGCAAATGCTGCAAAACCTGCTGCCAG AGCTGCCTTGCCCTGTTGCCTTGCTGTAATAAAG GTCGCATGGTTGGATTCACGAAGGATGACTATCTTCTCCGCAAGTCTCTGCTCACCTCAGACCACCTGGACATTCCAATGGCGAGGACAGGCCCTCTGAAAGGGACAGATGTCGTTCGCTGGAAGGTTACCGATAATGTGCACTGGCGTCCCAACCACCCTCAGGTTCTAGTCGAGCCCAACCCCAAAGAAACAA TTCAGTATCCAATCTCCCTGCGGCTTAACAGGCGCTTTTCGGAGAATTTGTCTCGTCCTGATTCCAAAGATGCGGAGCAGCTTCGTAAAGAAGTTGCAGATAAT cTTCATGAGGTGTACAAGCACATTCCTGGAGCCCAGAAAATGCAGAAGACCTCATTTAG AACACAGAGAAATGCAGGCAAAAG GCAGGACTACACCATCATGGACACCGTCCTGTCCGCCCCTCGCAGCAGCTACCCTGATATTGTCAAGCTGACCGAGAGAAATGTCCAGTCTGGACGCTTCAGCAACCTGAAAGTGTTGCCTGGCTACTACACGGTTGCAACAGATAGAG AGGCGGCAGGTGCTATCGAGTTCCAAGAAGATGTGGAGTCGGTGGATGTTCACGTGCCACTCTTTGTAaaggatgaagatgatgacaaGAAGCAGCTCCTGGTGAAGGCCACAGATGTGCCGCTGGGAATTGCCCAAATTGGAAAACGCTTGACGAACATCACCATCCTCAAAGAACATG CTTCCAGTGTGTTCTCCTTCCTCCAGCCGGCCTACACGTACAGTCGACAGGACGGGGTGGCAAATATTCCAATTAGTAGAGAGATCATTGAAGACGGACGCGCACAAGTCTCATACCGTACACGAGATCTCACAGCCAAGGATAAAAAG GACTACGTGACTGTAGATGGAGATCTCACTTACGCTCCCGGTGAGACCCAAAAGATCGTTCCGGTTCGTCTGCTGGAGCTCGGTGAGAAAGACGCGCTCCTGGATGACAAACAGGTCAAACAGTTTGTCATGGACCTGAGTAACCCGCGACAAGGCGCCAAGCTTGGCACCTACCCTCGAACTACGGTCACAATTGCCGACCTACCAG aGCCCAGTGTGATGATGTTCAAGAAGGGCAGCCAGAGCTTCACGACATCCGACCCAAATTACACCATCCCCGTGGTGCGCACTCGCAACCAGGACAGCCCCGCTACGGTGAAATGGCGCACAAAGAAGGGCCAGCGCTTTGACCTCTCCGGCCTTCTCAAGTTTAACCCTGGAGAGACCGAGAAGAATATAGTGATCGATCCAAGGAGCCACCCTGCTCTGAGTCAACCTGACTCCTTCCAGCTGGAGCTATTGGAGCCGAGTAGCAATGCCGCAGTCGGCGAGAGGAAGACCACCGTTGTCAATGTTGTAGAAGgag TTCCAAGGTCTCCTGAGATAGCCCAGATGCAGCAAAAAGGGTTTAGCGGTCGCCTTCATGCGCCAGGCAACCCGAAGGCCAAGGCAACTGGACCCAAAAGCATCCGCCTCAACTGGGACCCACCGCCGGGTCACCCGATGGGGTACAAG gTGAAGTATTGGATCTACGGTGACCCCGAGAAAGATGCTCAGGTCTTAGATGTCAAGACGCCTCAAGCCGAGCTGACCAACCTGTATCCCTACTGTGACTATGAGATGCGAGTGTCCGCCTACAATTCCTTTGGAGATGGCACTGAAACGGACATGATTCCCTGCCAGACTTTGGAAGATG TGCCTGGTGAACCGGGACGACTCGCCTTTAATGTCATAAGCCCAACAGTCACTCAGGTCAGTTGGGCGGAGCCTGCCGAGACGAACGGCAACATCACAGCTTACGAGGTCATCTACACACCTATCGATGATGATCTGA AGCAAGTCGGTGCGGCTAAGAAGGTGAAGATAGACAGCCCAAAGAAGCGAATGCTATTGATTGAGAATCTGGTGAATGCCCAGACCTATCAGTACAAGGTCCGTGCCAAGAACGGCGTGGGTTGGGGCCCCTACAGAGACGCTACCATCAACTTGGCATCGCAACCCGCCAGACCTCTCTCCA TTCCCATCATTCCAGATGTCCCGATTGTGGATGCCGAAGCAGGAGACGAGTATGACAGTTATCTGATGTACAGCAACGAGGTGCTGAAGTCTCCTGCGGGCTCCAAGACACCCAGCGTTTCTGGTGATG ATTACATGATGAATGGAAAATGGGACCAGAACTTCCTCTTCCCGGGCGGCTCCGTCACACGCAACTTGTCTACATCCTCTACTCCGATGTCCACTATGAACTCTCACTACATGGGCGGCTCCTTCACCACCGAAACCACAAGCAACTACATGCCGG GGAGCCCCCGTCGACCCGATATGATGGGCGGAATGCACACAACGGACGTCATCATGAGGAAGCGCTCGGAGAGGGGTTACGCAGACGAACACATCAGGGACTCCATCGTCATGGGAGATATGTCGAGCAACTTTCCAGATCTAG ATGCGAGACTCTCTCCAGGCGTCCCAGACACCCCCAGCCGACTGGTGTTTTCAGCTCTGGGTCCTACGGCACTGAAAGTCAGCTGGCAGGCGCCCCACTGCCAGAAGGACATCCTGGGTTACTGTGTGCTCTACCAGCCGCTCAATGGAG GTGACGTGAACCGCATCAACGTGACCAACCCGGCGGACAACTCTGTGATTATCCAGGATCTTCTGCCCAACCATTCTTACCTGTTTAAGGTGAAGGCTCAAAGCCAAGAAGGCTGGGGCCCCGAAAGAGAAGGCGTCATCACCATCGAGTCGGCCGTGGACCCCAAAAGTCCTTACAGTCCCATGCCAG GCTCTCCTTTCACTCTGAGCACCCCGAGTGCACCGGGTCCCCTCGTCTTTACGGCTCTCAGCCCCGATTCCTTGCAACTGAGTTGGGAGAAACCCAGGAAGCCAAACGGAGACATTCTTGGCTACGTGGTCACCTGCGAGCAGCTTCACGGAGGAG GTGACACACGTTCCTTCCAGGTGAGCGGGGACGGCGCGGAGACCCGGCTGACCGTCCCCAACCTGACTGAGAACATCCCCTACAAGTTCAAAGTTCAGGCTCAAACCACACAGGGCTACGGCCCGGAAAGGGAGGGCATCATCACCATCGAGTCTCAGGACGGAG GCGCTTTGTCGCAGTACAATAATCAATCCATGACAAGGAGGGACGTTTTCAACATGCCAAGTGACATGAACACCATGAGCAGCGTCTCTCGCACCATGATCGACGACCCGTACTTCTCAG ATGGAATGATGATGACCACGCAACACACAGAAAGCAGCGGCATGATGACCCGCCAAATCACGAAGGAAGTAGTCCAGAGGAGCGTCATGGGAGGGACCACCGTCACCAAGAATATGTTTTACGAGTCTTAA